In Devosia beringensis, a single window of DNA contains:
- the chpT gene encoding histidine phosphotransferase ChpT — MADIIDLKATDLAAMLCSRVCHDLINPIGAIGNGLEVLGDPAQSEMADGARDLIANAARQSRAKLEFARLAYGASSTSGTDIDTRECERVARILFEIEKADLEWNVPLILLPKHKAKLFMNMLLIAAMSVPRGGQVTAAINGDAGNERFEFTSRSDPEKRQKTLIPSGAAGLLAGTPDEGFVDARGIQPFYTGILARMTDMDISIGIENDVFLFTAIPRAVETAA, encoded by the coding sequence ATGGCCGACATCATCGACCTTAAGGCAACCGACCTCGCGGCGATGCTCTGCAGCCGCGTCTGCCATGACCTGATCAACCCGATCGGCGCCATCGGCAATGGCCTTGAAGTGCTGGGCGACCCGGCCCAGTCCGAAATGGCCGACGGCGCCCGCGACCTGATCGCCAATGCCGCGCGCCAGAGCCGCGCGAAGCTCGAATTCGCCCGCCTGGCCTATGGCGCCTCCTCGACCTCGGGCACCGATATCGACACCCGCGAATGCGAGCGGGTCGCCCGTATCCTGTTCGAGATCGAGAAGGCCGATCTGGAATGGAATGTGCCGCTGATCCTTTTGCCCAAGCACAAGGCCAAGCTGTTCATGAACATGCTGCTGATTGCCGCCATGTCCGTGCCACGCGGCGGCCAGGTCACCGCAGCCATCAATGGCGATGCAGGCAATGAGCGGTTCGAGTTCACCTCCAGGAGCGATCCCGAAAAGCGCCAGAAGACGCTGATCCCATCCGGCGCCGCCGGCCTGCTGGCCGGTACCCCCGATGAGGGTTTCGTCGATGCGCGCGGTATTCAGCCCTTCTATACCGGCATTCTCGCCCGCATGACCGACATGGATATCAGCATCGGCATCGAGAATGACGTGTTCCTGTTTACCGCAATCCCCCGGGCTGTTGAAACGGCGGCATAG
- a CDS encoding YHS domain-containing (seleno)protein produces MPILDLKMKQTSKQILTILAFVLPLLGMVATTLQPVRAQSVVTLIVTDPLTGLAIAGMDPVSYFTEPAPLPGLAEYEFIWKNVVWRFATAANRDIFASAPDIYAPQYGGHDVTGVSRGFVSDSDAAIFVVFKQRLYLFYSAANREAFLLSPDAAARTAEEKWPELSKNLSIN; encoded by the coding sequence ATGCCGATCCTTGATTTGAAGATGAAGCAAACCTCTAAACAAATCTTAACCATTCTCGCCTTTGTTTTGCCGCTTTTGGGCATGGTTGCGACCACCCTGCAGCCGGTCCGGGCGCAATCCGTGGTGACGCTGATCGTCACCGATCCGCTCACTGGCCTCGCCATTGCGGGCATGGATCCGGTCAGCTACTTCACCGAACCGGCGCCCCTGCCGGGGCTCGCCGAATACGAATTCATCTGGAAGAACGTGGTCTGGCGCTTCGCCACGGCGGCCAATCGCGACATCTTCGCCAGCGCGCCGGACATTTATGCCCCCCAATATGGCGGACACGACGTCACCGGCGTGTCGCGCGGCTTTGTCTCCGACAGCGATGCGGCGATTTTCGTCGTCTTCAAGCAGCGGCTCTACCTCTTCTATTCCGCCGCCAACCGCGAGGCCTTCCTGCTGTCACCGGACGCCGCAGCGCGCACGGCCGAGGAAAAATGGCCCGAGCTGTCCAAGAACCTCTCCATCAACTGA
- a CDS encoding DUF1134 domain-containing protein, with product MIRRLVILFAMLCAVAAPVPVAFAQGSLSDTYSGDDLVNNGKQFFGSASQGLASVVERAVSQFGLPNGYILGEDAGGALFAGARYGEGILHTRNAGEFNIFWQGPSIGFDVGGDGSKVMMLVYNLSQVPDSLGRFAGVDGSAYVLGGFGMTVLKRGNVVMVPIRSGVGARLGVNVGYLKFTNEPTWNPF from the coding sequence ATGATCAGACGCCTCGTCATTCTGTTTGCCATGCTGTGCGCGGTGGCTGCACCGGTTCCGGTCGCCTTCGCGCAGGGATCGCTCAGCGACACCTATTCGGGCGATGACCTCGTCAACAATGGCAAGCAGTTCTTTGGCTCCGCCTCGCAGGGCCTGGCCTCTGTCGTGGAACGGGCCGTGAGCCAGTTCGGGCTGCCCAATGGCTATATTCTGGGTGAAGACGCCGGCGGGGCGCTGTTTGCCGGCGCACGCTATGGCGAGGGCATCCTGCACACCCGCAATGCCGGTGAGTTCAACATCTTCTGGCAGGGCCCCTCGATTGGCTTTGACGTCGGTGGCGATGGCTCCAAGGTCATGATGCTGGTCTACAATCTCAGCCAGGTGCCTGACTCGCTGGGGCGGTTTGCCGGCGTCGATGGCTCGGCCTATGTGCTGGGCGGCTTCGGCATGACCGTGCTCAAGCGCGGCAATGTGGTGATGGTCCCGATCCGCTCGGGCGTCGGGGCCCGGCTGGGCGTGAACGTGGGCTATCTCAAGTTCACCAATGAGCCCACCTGGAACCCGTTCTGA
- a CDS encoding coiled-coil domain-containing protein, whose translation MLIENVMYFALGLLVASLIALIMLPAVWKRAVRLTKRRIEAATPITLAEFRADKDQLRAEFALSTRRLEINVETLRKRLAEQLGDVNQKRNELVLLKTERDKNLEIIAELESRGSALRSRVTELEREATDLTQRLRMRERDLAQRSDERDTLHQTVGSALPKAGMVYGTELTGDYEQDIERLGTALLIEQNRAGFLEDQAKSLVNRLETSDRRSIETNAAIAKMRAALAERDDSQASETDGLVAAEARMASAENRLNAILAESQQIVERTSGRVEHLLADKLALEAEVETLRKKVLGVESSIMADWDSERLEEAYLREKLNDIAASVSRLVYAVDNDTAVAPNPEESLFDRVQRFADDGESRDALPADPAPVSRRGSVSDRMAALREIQDR comes from the coding sequence ATGCTCATCGAGAACGTCATGTATTTCGCGCTCGGCCTGCTTGTCGCTAGCCTGATCGCCCTGATCATGCTGCCGGCGGTCTGGAAGCGTGCGGTACGGCTGACCAAGCGCCGCATCGAGGCTGCCACGCCCATCACCCTGGCCGAGTTCCGCGCCGACAAGGATCAGCTGCGGGCCGAGTTTGCCCTGTCCACACGACGGCTCGAAATCAATGTCGAAACCTTGCGCAAGCGCCTGGCCGAGCAATTGGGCGACGTCAACCAGAAGCGCAACGAGCTGGTGCTGCTCAAGACCGAACGCGACAAGAACCTTGAAATCATCGCCGAGCTGGAGAGCCGGGGCAGCGCCTTGCGCAGCCGCGTCACCGAGCTGGAACGCGAAGCGACCGACCTGACGCAGCGGCTGCGTATGCGCGAGCGCGACCTGGCGCAGCGCAGCGACGAACGAGACACGCTGCACCAGACGGTCGGAAGCGCGCTGCCCAAGGCCGGCATGGTCTATGGTACTGAGCTGACCGGCGACTACGAGCAGGATATCGAGCGACTGGGCACCGCCCTGCTCATCGAGCAGAATCGCGCGGGCTTTCTGGAAGACCAGGCCAAGAGCCTGGTCAACCGGCTGGAAACGTCGGACCGCCGCAGCATCGAAACCAATGCGGCCATCGCCAAGATGCGTGCGGCCCTGGCGGAACGCGATGACAGCCAGGCCAGCGAGACGGACGGGCTGGTGGCGGCTGAAGCGCGCATGGCCAGTGCGGAAAATCGGCTCAACGCCATCCTGGCCGAGAGTCAGCAGATCGTCGAACGCACTTCGGGGCGGGTCGAACACCTGCTGGCTGACAAGCTGGCGCTTGAGGCCGAGGTTGAAACCCTGCGCAAGAAGGTGCTCGGCGTGGAATCGAGCATCATGGCCGATTGGGACAGTGAACGCCTCGAAGAGGCTTATCTGCGCGAAAAACTCAACGATATTGCGGCCAGCGTCAGTCGGCTGGTCTATGCCGTCGATAACGACACGGCGGTGGCGCCCAATCCCGAAGAGAGCCTGTTTGACCGGGTGCAGCGGTTTGCCGATGACGGGGAAAGCCGTGATGCCCTGCCGGCGGATCCCGCGCCCGTCAGCCGCCGCGGCTCGGTTTCCGACCGCATGGCGGCGCTGCGGGAAATCCAGGATCGCTAG
- a CDS encoding DUF6476 family protein yields the protein MLGKARRSFGISIGILLLGFMAIGVALVYRVMRDSPPPAIAEAISLPAGAVVVSALVNEGAINVTYTLDGATTLALFNQETGEMTRSVGIR from the coding sequence ATGCTGGGGAAGGCACGCCGCTCGTTCGGTATCTCGATCGGCATCCTGTTGCTGGGCTTTATGGCGATTGGCGTCGCCCTTGTCTATCGCGTGATGCGCGACTCCCCCCCGCCAGCCATCGCCGAGGCCATTTCCCTGCCCGCCGGCGCCGTTGTGGTCTCGGCTTTGGTCAATGAAGGCGCCATCAACGTCACCTATACGCTCGATGGCGCCACCACGCTGGCTCTGTTCAATCAGGAAACCGGCGAGATGACCCGCAGCGTCGGCATTCGCTAG
- a CDS encoding RluA family pseudouridine synthase — protein sequence MAEDTALEFEGDEVEVVVDAEMAGGRLDAALAKAHSVLSRSRIKELILTGAVSIDGKPVSEPKYRLSAGETIILLAPPPEDPEPQAENIPLDILYEDDQLIVINKPVGMVVHPAPGSPNGTLVNALIYHCGESLQGIGGVKRPGIVHRLDRDTSGVMVAAKTERAHRHLSAQFADHGRTGPLHRAYIAFVWGSTETAKGSIDAPLGRDQNNRLKQTVRKDGREAITHYMVEARFGDEGWDITRIQCQLETGRTHQIRVHMAHIGHPLVADSVYASGYATKINRLPPEVAAPIQALGRQALHAAELGFEHPVTKEEMSFEAPLPPDLEALEEALGDYNKAFAR from the coding sequence ATGGCTGAAGATACCGCACTAGAGTTCGAGGGCGACGAGGTTGAAGTCGTGGTCGATGCCGAGATGGCCGGCGGCCGGCTCGATGCCGCATTGGCCAAGGCGCACAGCGTGCTCAGCCGCAGCCGGATCAAGGAGCTGATCCTGACCGGCGCCGTCAGCATCGACGGCAAACCCGTCAGTGAGCCCAAATACCGACTTAGCGCCGGTGAGACAATCATTCTTCTGGCCCCGCCCCCAGAAGATCCCGAGCCGCAGGCGGAGAATATCCCGCTCGATATCCTCTACGAGGACGATCAGCTGATCGTGATCAACAAGCCGGTGGGCATGGTGGTGCATCCGGCCCCGGGATCACCCAATGGCACGCTGGTCAATGCGCTGATCTATCATTGCGGGGAAAGCCTGCAGGGTATTGGCGGGGTCAAGCGGCCCGGCATCGTGCACCGGCTCGACCGGGACACTTCGGGCGTGATGGTCGCGGCCAAGACCGAGCGGGCGCATCGTCACCTGTCGGCGCAGTTTGCCGATCATGGCCGTACCGGCCCGCTGCACCGGGCCTATATTGCCTTTGTGTGGGGATCGACCGAGACCGCCAAGGGCAGTATCGACGCCCCGCTTGGCCGTGACCAGAACAACCGGCTCAAGCAGACCGTTCGCAAAGATGGTCGCGAAGCCATCACCCATTACATGGTGGAAGCACGCTTCGGCGACGAGGGCTGGGACATCACCCGCATCCAGTGCCAGCTCGAGACGGGCCGCACGCATCAGATCCGCGTGCACATGGCCCATATCGGCCACCCGCTGGTTGCCGACAGCGTCTATGCCTCGGGCTATGCCACCAAGATCAACCGGTTGCCGCCGGAAGTCGCCGCGCCGATCCAGGCGCTGGGCCGGCAGGCGCTGCATGCGGCCGAGCTGGGCTTCGAGCATCCGGTGACCAAAGAGGAGATGTCGTTCGAGGCGCCGCTGCCGCCAGATCTGGAAGCGCTGGAAGAGGCGCTGGGTGATTACAACAAGGCGTTTGCGCGCTAG
- the rpoH gene encoding RNA polymerase sigma factor RpoH yields MAQTNLPVLSAEGGLSRYLQEIRKFPMLEPDEEFMLAKRYKEHEDPGAAQKLITSHLRLVAKIAMGYRGYGLPISEVISEGNVGLMHAVKRFEPDKGFRLATYAMWWIRAAIQEYVLRSWSLVKIGTTAAQKRLFFNLRKVKGQIAALDDGALHPDQITQIATTLKVTEADVVSMNARLSGDASLNSPMRADEGSSEWQDWLVDDTPSQETMLGESEEYSERMGLLTTAMDVLNEREKAIFHARRLQENPSTLEELAQQYDVSRERIRQIEVRAFEKVQDAVREAAGAH; encoded by the coding sequence ATGGCCCAAACGAATTTGCCAGTGCTTTCAGCCGAAGGCGGGCTCAGCCGCTATCTGCAGGAAATCCGGAAGTTCCCCATGCTGGAGCCGGATGAAGAGTTCATGCTGGCCAAGCGCTACAAGGAACATGAAGATCCCGGTGCTGCCCAGAAGCTGATCACCAGCCATCTGCGGCTGGTGGCCAAGATCGCCATGGGTTATCGCGGCTATGGCCTGCCGATTTCCGAAGTGATTTCGGAAGGCAATGTGGGCCTGATGCACGCCGTCAAGCGCTTCGAGCCCGACAAGGGCTTCCGGCTGGCCACCTATGCCATGTGGTGGATCCGGGCAGCGATTCAGGAATATGTGCTGCGCTCGTGGAGCCTGGTCAAGATCGGCACGACGGCCGCCCAGAAGCGGCTGTTCTTCAACCTGCGCAAGGTGAAGGGCCAGATCGCGGCGCTCGACGATGGTGCCCTGCATCCCGACCAGATCACGCAGATCGCCACCACGCTCAAGGTCACCGAGGCCGATGTGGTGTCGATGAATGCGCGTCTGTCCGGCGACGCGTCGCTGAACTCGCCGATGCGGGCCGATGAAGGCTCGTCGGAGTGGCAGGACTGGCTGGTCGACGATACGCCCAGCCAGGAAACCATGCTGGGCGAAAGCGAAGAATATTCTGAGCGCATGGGCCTGCTGACTACGGCAATGGATGTGCTCAACGAGCGCGAGAAGGCGATCTTCCATGCCCGCCGGCTGCAGGAAAATCCTTCGACGCTGGAAGAGCTGGCTCAGCAATATGACGTCAGCCGCGAGCGCATTCGCCAGATCGAGGTGCGTGCCTTTGAAAAGGTGCAGGATGCCGTGCGGGAAGCCGCCGGCGCGCACTGA
- a CDS encoding PRC-barrel domain-containing protein, with translation MRLIAFSTLTLMLASASFAQDAAPLAPSSELARTGIVAPTVLSRGYVVTGADTLVTKLLNKSVFTSAADDAEEVGTIVDLVVTPSIGISAVVIGAGGFLGLGAKDVAVDFAQLQWLEASDGTYRWVLATTAEALRAAPAFIWADSVETTGEPALTPAEEEAQLVDGNPNATTIDQALTTDQPAREDTGIAVDRANLADFDTAGLTSEEMLGIGVYGIDDQQIGTIGEVLANDDGTIDAIIIDVGGFLGLGAKPVAVGYENLTFSTDTRDNRYLFINATREQLETQPTYDAATYAQDRATQRMIFTP, from the coding sequence ATGCGCCTGATTGCCTTTTCTACGCTCACCCTCATGCTGGCGTCCGCCAGTTTCGCCCAGGACGCTGCCCCGCTCGCCCCCAGCAGCGAACTGGCGCGCACCGGGATCGTCGCACCCACCGTATTGTCGCGCGGCTATGTCGTCACCGGCGCCGACACTCTGGTCACTAAACTGCTCAACAAATCCGTCTTCACCTCGGCAGCCGATGACGCCGAAGAAGTCGGCACGATTGTCGATCTGGTCGTTACCCCGAGCATCGGGATTTCGGCGGTGGTTATCGGTGCCGGCGGCTTTCTTGGTCTCGGCGCCAAGGATGTCGCAGTCGATTTTGCCCAGCTGCAATGGCTTGAAGCCAGCGACGGTACCTATCGCTGGGTGCTGGCAACGACCGCCGAGGCGCTCAGGGCCGCGCCCGCCTTCATCTGGGCCGACAGCGTAGAGACAACGGGAGAGCCGGCGCTGACACCGGCCGAAGAGGAGGCACAGCTTGTCGATGGCAATCCCAATGCCACAACCATTGACCAGGCGCTGACGACCGATCAACCCGCGCGTGAAGACACCGGCATTGCTGTGGATCGCGCCAACCTGGCCGATTTCGATACCGCCGGCCTTACCAGCGAAGAAATGCTGGGCATTGGCGTCTATGGCATAGACGACCAGCAGATTGGGACCATCGGCGAGGTACTGGCCAATGACGATGGCACCATTGACGCCATCATCATCGATGTCGGCGGTTTTCTGGGCCTGGGCGCCAAGCCGGTGGCCGTTGGTTATGAGAACCTGACCTTCTCCACCGACACCCGCGACAACCGCTACCTGTTCATCAACGCCACGCGCGAACAGCTCGAGACCCAACCCACCTATGACGCGGCGACCTACGCGCAGGATCGCGCCACCCAGCGCATGATCTTTACCCCATAG
- a CDS encoding PRC-barrel domain-containing protein: MIRTLMATTALAALMSTGAMAQDAAPATDPMAPATTTEAPATEGVDTAPDTSVTTDTNSDDAMSANNTMSPGFELSAGYTAVDTDNLATRLIDQPVYSSNGDDAEEIGNVTDLVFSENGEITAVIIGVGGFLGIGEKSVAVDFSELEFSLAADNTERWVLPTTADALNGAPDFVWEEDEPADAMGTDGMTTTDGMAPADPAMAPADPAMAPADPAMAPADPAVAPADPAMAPADPAMAPAATNDDAMPMTMPREGYETIEFEALTADNLTGATVIGPDGDDIAEVGDILLTADGEIDAMMVDFGGFLGLGQKTVAVALDNLEFASNENGDLVIYSDFTREQLEAQPEYDESTYATDPTQRATDM; this comes from the coding sequence ATGATCCGCACCCTCATGGCCACTACTGCCCTTGCAGCATTGATGTCCACCGGCGCCATGGCGCAGGATGCCGCACCGGCCACCGATCCAATGGCCCCGGCAACCACCACCGAGGCGCCTGCGACCGAAGGCGTCGATACGGCTCCTGACACCAGCGTCACCACTGACACCAATAGTGATGACGCAATGTCGGCCAACAATACCATGTCGCCAGGCTTTGAACTGTCGGCCGGCTATACTGCGGTGGACACCGACAATCTGGCCACCCGCCTGATCGACCAGCCCGTTTATTCGAGCAATGGCGATGATGCCGAAGAAATCGGCAATGTCACCGACCTGGTGTTCAGCGAGAATGGCGAAATAACCGCCGTGATCATCGGCGTTGGCGGCTTCCTGGGCATTGGCGAAAAGTCTGTTGCCGTGGATTTCTCCGAGCTTGAATTCTCCCTTGCTGCCGACAACACCGAACGTTGGGTTCTGCCCACCACGGCCGACGCGCTCAATGGCGCTCCGGATTTCGTCTGGGAAGAAGATGAGCCCGCCGATGCCATGGGCACCGATGGCATGACCACCACTGACGGCATGGCCCCGGCCGATCCAGCCATGGCCCCTGCTGATCCAGCAATGGCCCCTGCTGATCCAGCAATGGCCCCGGCTGACCCAGCCGTGGCCCCAGCGGACCCGGCAATGGCCCCGGCCGACCCAGCAATGGCTCCGGCAGCCACCAATGACGACGCCATGCCAATGACCATGCCTCGGGAAGGTTACGAAACCATCGAGTTTGAGGCCCTGACGGCTGACAACCTGACCGGCGCGACCGTGATCGGCCCAGATGGTGATGACATTGCCGAAGTGGGTGACATCCTGCTCACCGCCGATGGTGAGATCGATGCAATGATGGTCGACTTTGGTGGTTTTCTCGGCCTCGGCCAGAAGACCGTTGCTGTTGCCTTGGACAACCTCGAATTCGCGTCCAATGAAAATGGCGACCTGGTAATCTACAGCGACTTCACGCGTGAGCAGCTCGAAGCTCAGCCTGAATATGACGAAAGCACCTACGCTACCGATCCGACCCAGCGCGCCACCGATATGTAA
- a CDS encoding GNAT family N-acetyltransferase produces MTTTILIVPPFSTLCNAAFALRREVFVWEQKVPEAEENDADDLTATHFVAIAAGEVVGTLRLLDKPEHIKIGRVAVRHAFRGQGIAKAMIHAAMAHARQAGRNRFYLTAQSDKLGFYERLGFAAFGPEFIDGGMPHRAMRSYDHESARLTD; encoded by the coding sequence ATGACCACTACCATCCTCATCGTGCCGCCTTTTTCAACTCTGTGCAATGCCGCCTTCGCACTGCGCCGCGAGGTATTCGTGTGGGAGCAGAAGGTGCCTGAAGCCGAGGAAAACGACGCTGACGACCTCACGGCTACCCATTTCGTGGCCATCGCTGCTGGCGAAGTGGTCGGCACCCTGCGCCTGCTCGACAAGCCCGAACATATCAAGATTGGCCGCGTCGCCGTGCGGCACGCCTTTCGCGGCCAAGGCATCGCCAAGGCGATGATCCACGCGGCCATGGCGCATGCGCGCCAGGCCGGGCGCAACCGCTTCTACCTCACCGCCCAGTCCGACAAGCTCGGCTTTTACGAGCGACTTGGCTTTGCTGCCTTCGGTCCTGAATTCATCGATGGCGGCATGCCGCACCGGGCTATGCGCAGCTATGATCATGAGAGCGCACGCCTCACCGATTAG
- a CDS encoding zinc-binding metallopeptidase family protein, translating into MKLFACDHCGNTVYFENASCERCGHTLGYRSDKNALVSLVQQAGTWASSTFPDEPYIFCQNARHGACNWLIRAVPGGDTFCAACRHNDTIPDISDPLNLAHWQVIERAKKRLFYSLLRLDLPLQTRTSNPEHGLSFRFLADTPIANERVLTGHENGIITIALVEADDAEREARRTSMGEPYRTLLGHFRHEIGHHYWDLLIDGRAPLPEFRRLFGNESVDYAQALQAHYADGAPAGWSQSYISSYATAHPWEDFAETFAHYLHIVDTVEMASAFGVHARVDGQEADLSIQTGFVPYNAPDAQTIVDNWVPVASMLNNLNRAMGHPDAYPFVLTPQVIEKLSFVHQLVHRQWTLGAR; encoded by the coding sequence ATGAAGCTATTTGCCTGTGACCACTGCGGTAACACCGTCTATTTCGAAAACGCCAGCTGCGAGCGCTGCGGCCATACGCTGGGCTATCGTTCCGACAAGAACGCCCTGGTGTCACTGGTTCAGCAAGCCGGCACCTGGGCCTCCTCGACCTTTCCCGACGAGCCCTACATATTCTGCCAGAATGCCCGCCATGGCGCCTGCAACTGGCTGATCCGCGCCGTTCCCGGCGGCGACACCTTCTGCGCCGCCTGCCGGCACAACGACACCATTCCCGACATCAGCGACCCGCTCAACCTCGCCCACTGGCAGGTCATCGAGCGCGCCAAAAAGCGCCTGTTCTACTCCTTGCTCCGGCTCGACCTGCCCCTGCAGACCCGCACCAGCAACCCCGAACACGGCCTCTCCTTCCGCTTTCTCGCCGATACGCCCATCGCCAATGAACGGGTACTCACCGGCCACGAAAACGGCATCATCACCATTGCCCTGGTCGAGGCGGACGACGCCGAGCGCGAGGCGCGCCGCACCAGCATGGGCGAGCCTTACCGCACCCTGCTCGGCCATTTCCGCCACGAGATCGGCCACCATTACTGGGACCTGCTGATCGATGGCCGCGCCCCGCTGCCCGAATTCCGCCGCCTGTTCGGCAATGAATCTGTGGATTATGCCCAGGCCCTGCAGGCCCACTATGCCGATGGCGCCCCCGCCGGCTGGTCACAGAGCTATATCAGCAGCTATGCCACCGCCCATCCCTGGGAAGATTTCGCCGAAACCTTCGCGCATTATCTCCATATCGTGGACACGGTCGAGATGGCGTCAGCCTTCGGCGTCCATGCCCGGGTGGATGGCCAGGAGGCCGACCTCTCCATTCAGACCGGCTTCGTGCCCTACAACGCGCCTGATGCCCAGACCATCGTCGATAACTGGGTGCCGGTGGCCAGCATGCTGAACAATCTCAATCGTGCCATGGGCCACCCCGACGCCTATCCCTTCGTCCTGACGCCCCAGGTAATAGAAAAGCTCAGCTTCGTGCATCAGCTGGTGCATCGCCAGTGGACCCTGGGTGCCCGCTAG
- a CDS encoding sulfatase-like hydrolase/transferase: MNTSAAIDYLRSAPPDQPFNLYLGIFKPHSNWIVPQEYFDLYPLAQMALPLVLDNDRDDIPAYVDSIIGQNAQNTLEAAGEWPAAVQSYFASISFADAMVGRMLDAIEETGHSHDTAVMLWSDHGYHLGDKDTWHKFTLWEEAGRAPLIIKVPGNPNAGQVVSQPVELVDIAPTMLELAGVTATHEMSGRSLLPFVEDTSHVDGGVAITTMFGAASIRTEEMRYIRYPEGSEELYDIVADPHSWTNLASDPNYLLAKTSLRIDLETALKQDGWQWVTEGVGQPIEGANLMVLAPAAHGAVGGPGNDSYFIMSADATITEQPDSGYDTIYAAVSYELPANIEELQMSSLLVPMSLTGNEQDNKIAGFGQLYGLGGDDVLQSTGASTVEGGEGDDLLIGSKSSDVLIGGPGNDVLRGNDGDDRLIGGPGSDTLVGGPALDWADYSSSLGAIAVDMAGPTVTSGDDVDTISQIENFVGTNFDDEYRLGATDNKVVVGLGNDTVDGRAGSDTVILPVGPTEVKIIARPGKVDFVYHLDGATYRVTTQRVEFVEFADGTTQLLEKVEQSEPPLGDAPQ; the protein is encoded by the coding sequence ATCAACACCAGTGCCGCCATAGACTATCTGCGCTCGGCCCCGCCCGATCAGCCATTCAACCTGTATCTGGGCATCTTCAAGCCCCATTCCAACTGGATTGTGCCGCAAGAGTATTTCGACCTCTATCCCCTCGCTCAAATGGCTTTGCCGTTAGTGCTGGACAATGACCGAGACGATATCCCGGCTTACGTAGACAGCATTATCGGACAAAACGCCCAGAATACACTGGAGGCCGCTGGAGAATGGCCCGCGGCGGTGCAGAGCTATTTCGCCAGCATCAGCTTCGCCGATGCCATGGTAGGCCGGATGCTCGACGCCATCGAGGAAACCGGCCACAGCCACGATACCGCGGTCATGTTGTGGAGCGACCACGGGTACCACCTTGGCGACAAGGACACCTGGCACAAGTTTACCCTCTGGGAAGAGGCGGGGCGCGCGCCCCTGATCATCAAGGTGCCGGGAAACCCCAATGCCGGTCAGGTCGTGAGCCAGCCCGTGGAGCTGGTCGACATCGCCCCCACCATGCTTGAACTGGCTGGGGTCACGGCAACGCACGAAATGTCTGGACGATCGCTGCTGCCCTTCGTTGAGGATACGTCCCATGTGGACGGCGGCGTTGCCATTACCACCATGTTTGGCGCGGCATCCATCCGCACGGAGGAGATGCGCTATATCCGATACCCCGAGGGTTCCGAGGAGCTCTATGACATAGTAGCCGATCCCCACAGCTGGACCAACCTGGCCAGCGACCCCAATTATCTCCTCGCCAAGACCAGCCTGCGCATCGACCTGGAAACCGCGCTCAAGCAAGACGGCTGGCAATGGGTAACCGAGGGCGTGGGGCAACCGATAGAGGGCGCCAACCTCATGGTGCTGGCGCCGGCGGCGCATGGTGCGGTGGGCGGCCCGGGCAACGATAGCTATTTCATTATGAGCGCCGACGCCACCATCACCGAGCAACCAGACAGCGGCTATGACACCATTTACGCCGCTGTTTCCTATGAACTGCCCGCCAATATCGAAGAACTGCAGATGTCCAGTCTGCTAGTGCCAATGAGCCTTACAGGCAACGAGCAGGACAACAAAATTGCCGGCTTTGGTCAGCTTTACGGACTCGGCGGTGATGATGTGCTCCAGTCGACGGGCGCTTCCACGGTGGAAGGCGGAGAAGGGGATGACCTTCTTATCGGCTCGAAGTCATCGGACGTCCTGATCGGCGGTCCTGGCAATGACGTATTGCGCGGTAATGACGGCGATGATCGCCTCATCGGCGGTCCGGGAAGCGACACTCTTGTTGGAGGTCCTGCATTAGACTGGGCCGATTACAGTTCAAGTCTGGGCGCCATCGCAGTGGACATGGCCGGCCCGACGGTTACGAGTGGCGATGATGTGGATACGATTTCACAGATTGAGAACTTCGTCGGCACCAACTTCGATGATGAGTACCGTCTCGGTGCGACGGACAACAAGGTGGTCGTCGGCCTTGGCAACGATACCGTCGATGGTCGCGCGGGCTCAGATACCGTCATCCTGCCGGTCGGTCCCACCGAAGTAAAAATCATTGCCAGACCAGGCAAGGTGGACTTCGTCTACCATCTGGATGGCGCGACCTATCGCGTGACCACACAACGGGTCGAATTTGTCGAGTTCGCCGACGGCACGACGCAGTTGCTGGAAAAAGTCGAGCAATCCGAACCGCCACTGGGGGATGCCCCTCAATAA